In Marixanthomonas ophiurae, one genomic interval encodes:
- a CDS encoding metallophosphoesterase, producing MRFKKNLLFLILITIVSACATYESQYKNPEEKPSFPTDKKIERTFYLVGDAGISPLNRMSDGLTIFNNYIKKNPTKASDHAIFLGDNIYDDGMPAEGHPNREISEYYMDNQFKALEDFKGQTYIIPGNHEYYSGGLIGLKREQEYVQKHLDSLAFQPTGGCPLINFSVSENVELLIIDSQWYLEDWNSDPDFNKNCEIKTREKLFIEIANELEKNKNKTVLFAMHHPMFTNGTHGGYFALEKHLYPTQSKFPLPILSSLVVQIRSQGGVSVQDRYNELYNKLMNRLASLAKKHGRVVFTSGHEHTLQHVEKEGLVQILSGSGGKSSYAALGQNGVFSYGGQGFAVFDVFEDGSSFVKYYGGTKDNQPKLLFQKEIFPSNKTYPVSVLPNNYEPTKEVAIYEQDSVSEALFFKTIWGGKYKDAYTNKVTAKITSLDTLYGGLEVIRETENEEYNALILEDTKGNRYRMRAMKKNALEFSQKVVFEEDTETQEIDKEDSKVTPKNTLGVDFYTATHPYAPLTLPTLAKAARIFHNQTELFYIPKQEQLGVYNENFGDALYLLTTEPAESGKGEPLFEYPDDIETADDILIKLRRGREVSIDEENFIRSRLFDMLVGDWDREPGHWRWAEYLRQDSVNVFVPIPRNRDDAFSSFEGNVLDIARSIFGRTYEKQVYSENLRDIRWFNKEGIILDRALLKKSGREDWINAAKNLQNSISDSIIDMAFSTIPESVNDKSLQDIITVLKGRRDNLESIADRYYSYLAKLQTIEGTNKKDFFQVTRLADGKTNVRTYNFPSDDRGMLVADRTFLASETNQIWIYGLDEEDIFEVTGTGDNPIFVRLIGGHGNDVYRLVEGKRVKVYDHESKENTVEVKNGGNLRLTDVYTLNTYDYRKNIQNTHAYAAAFGYNPDDGYRAGLQYVYQVNGFQENPFSRRHSLNIGYYFDSDSFDISYEGEIANIRNTLNLSFGGRFTSPTYVVNYFGYGNETINPEDDLGYNYNRVQVQTLMAKAGLLRNSNFGSFFKVQGKFEAIRVNNDIPGLANISRIDKTENFDPYGTLEGIYNYRSFDNPRNPTIGMMFDLNTGVTGNFDNLKRVFGYLKTRLGFYNSLTTNKKWVLKTNVRAKFNFGSQFEFFQGINLGANSGLRGFREERFTGKSSLVGSADVRYSFNEFKIGLIPLQIGLYGGADLGRVWTPEFDSEKWHNSYGGGLWINGSGGLTGSASLFHSVEGSRLVFGLGFDF from the coding sequence ATGCGTTTCAAAAAGAACCTTCTTTTTTTAATTTTAATAACTATAGTAAGTGCCTGTGCTACTTATGAATCACAGTATAAAAATCCGGAAGAAAAGCCTTCTTTTCCAACAGATAAAAAAATAGAACGTACTTTTTACTTAGTGGGTGACGCAGGGATTTCACCGTTAAATAGAATGAGTGATGGTCTTACTATTTTCAATAATTACATTAAGAAAAACCCAACTAAGGCTAGTGATCATGCTATTTTTTTAGGGGATAATATTTACGATGATGGCATGCCGGCAGAAGGGCATCCCAACAGGGAGATTAGTGAATATTATATGGACAACCAGTTTAAAGCATTAGAAGACTTTAAGGGGCAAACCTATATTATTCCTGGAAATCATGAATATTATTCTGGAGGATTAATTGGTCTTAAGCGAGAACAAGAATACGTTCAAAAACATTTAGATTCTCTAGCTTTTCAACCTACAGGAGGATGCCCATTAATAAACTTTTCAGTATCAGAAAATGTTGAATTATTAATTATTGATTCACAATGGTATCTTGAAGACTGGAATAGCGACCCAGATTTTAATAAAAACTGTGAAATTAAAACGCGGGAAAAACTCTTTATTGAAATAGCCAATGAGCTTGAAAAAAATAAAAATAAAACGGTTCTTTTTGCGATGCACCACCCTATGTTTACAAATGGTACACATGGGGGTTATTTTGCTTTAGAAAAACATTTGTATCCTACACAAAGTAAGTTTCCCCTACCTATATTATCATCTTTAGTGGTGCAAATACGTTCCCAGGGTGGAGTTTCGGTTCAAGATAGGTATAATGAGCTTTATAATAAGCTAATGAATCGGTTGGCCTCTTTGGCTAAAAAGCATGGTCGAGTGGTTTTTACCTCAGGGCATGAACATACACTTCAACACGTAGAAAAAGAAGGATTGGTACAAATACTTTCAGGTTCTGGAGGTAAATCTTCATACGCAGCTTTAGGGCAGAATGGTGTTTTTAGTTATGGAGGCCAAGGTTTTGCCGTTTTTGATGTCTTTGAAGATGGCTCTTCCTTTGTAAAATATTATGGTGGAACGAAAGACAATCAACCAAAACTTTTATTTCAAAAAGAAATATTTCCTTCAAATAAAACATACCCGGTCTCTGTACTGCCTAATAATTATGAACCTACCAAAGAAGTTGCTATATATGAGCAAGATAGTGTTAGTGAGGCATTGTTTTTTAAAACCATTTGGGGAGGTAAATACAAAGATGCTTATACTAATAAAGTAACTGCAAAAATCACATCATTAGACACGCTTTATGGTGGGCTAGAAGTAATACGAGAAACAGAGAATGAAGAGTATAATGCTTTAATTTTAGAAGATACCAAAGGGAATAGGTATCGCATGCGGGCTATGAAAAAGAACGCTTTAGAATTTTCCCAAAAAGTAGTTTTTGAAGAAGATACAGAGACGCAAGAAATAGATAAAGAAGATTCAAAAGTTACACCTAAAAATACATTGGGAGTAGATTTTTATACAGCAACGCATCCATATGCACCACTTACTCTTCCTACTTTGGCAAAGGCTGCAAGGATTTTCCATAATCAAACAGAACTCTTTTATATACCCAAGCAAGAACAATTGGGCGTTTACAATGAAAATTTTGGGGATGCCCTTTATTTACTTACAACAGAACCTGCAGAAAGTGGTAAAGGTGAGCCTCTTTTTGAGTATCCGGACGATATCGAAACAGCAGATGATATCCTTATAAAACTTCGAAGAGGTCGTGAAGTATCAATAGATGAAGAAAACTTTATTCGTTCTCGACTATTTGATATGCTAGTGGGAGATTGGGATAGAGAACCCGGGCACTGGCGATGGGCAGAATATTTACGTCAAGATAGTGTAAATGTTTTTGTCCCCATTCCCAGAAATAGGGATGATGCTTTTTCTAGTTTTGAAGGGAACGTGCTTGATATTGCAAGATCTATTTTTGGTAGAACTTATGAAAAACAGGTGTACAGTGAAAACCTGCGAGACATACGATGGTTTAATAAAGAAGGGATTATTTTAGATCGTGCTCTTCTAAAAAAATCTGGACGGGAAGATTGGATTAATGCGGCAAAAAACTTACAAAACTCAATTTCTGACTCTATTATTGACATGGCTTTTTCAACTATCCCTGAAAGTGTTAACGATAAATCATTACAAGATATAATAACTGTTTTAAAAGGCCGAAGAGATAATCTTGAAAGCATTGCTGATAGATATTATTCATATTTAGCAAAGCTTCAAACCATTGAAGGTACCAATAAAAAAGATTTCTTTCAGGTTACGAGGTTAGCCGATGGCAAAACAAATGTAAGAACCTATAATTTTCCATCAGATGATAGGGGAATGTTAGTGGCGGATCGTACTTTTTTAGCTTCAGAAACAAATCAGATTTGGATTTACGGTTTGGATGAAGAAGATATTTTTGAAGTGACCGGAACGGGCGATAACCCAATATTTGTACGGTTAATTGGTGGTCACGGCAATGATGTCTATAGGTTAGTTGAAGGAAAAAGAGTAAAAGTGTATGATCACGAAAGTAAAGAAAACACCGTTGAGGTTAAAAATGGAGGTAATTTACGACTTACCGATGTATATACTTTAAATACGTACGATTATCGGAAAAATATTCAAAACACACATGCGTATGCCGCTGCATTTGGTTATAACCCAGACGATGGTTATAGAGCTGGATTACAGTATGTTTACCAAGTAAATGGCTTTCAGGAAAACCCTTTTTCACGTCGGCACAGTTTAAATATTGGTTATTATTTTGACAGCGATAGTTTTGATATAAGTTACGAAGGAGAAATAGCCAATATTAGAAATACATTAAATTTAAGTTTTGGTGGTCGTTTTACAAGTCCTACTTATGTGGTAAATTATTTTGGTTACGGAAATGAGACCATTAACCCAGAAGACGATTTAGGCTATAATTATAACAGAGTACAAGTACAAACGCTTATGGCAAAAGCAGGTTTGCTACGTAACTCAAACTTTGGTAGCTTTTTTAAAGTTCAAGGTAAGTTTGAAGCTATTCGTGTAAATAACGATATACCAGGTTTAGCCAATATTAGCAGAATAGATAAAACTGAAAACTTCGATCCATATGGTACTCTTGAAGGTATCTATAACTACCGAAGTTTTGATAATCCTAGAAACCCAACTATTGGGATGATGTTTGACCTTAATACAGGGGTAACAGGTAATTTTGATAACTTAAAAAGGGTATTCGGGTATTTAAAAACCCGACTCGGTTTCTACAATAGCTTAACTACCAATAAAAAATGGGTGTTAAAAACCAATGTCCGTGCAAAGTTTAACTTCGGAAGTCAGTTCGAGTTTTTCCAAGGTATTAATTTAGGTGCAAATAGTGGTCTTCGTGGATTTAGGGAAGAACGTTTTACAGGAAAATCTTCGTTAGTAGGAAGTGCCGATGTTCGATATAGCTTCAATGAATTCAAAATAGGTTTAATACCTCTGCAAATAGGTCTTTACGGCGGGGCCGACTTAGGTCGTGTATGGACACCTGAATTTGATTCAGAAAAATGGCATAACTCATATGGTGGCGGTTTATGGATAAACGGTAGCGGTGGTTTAACTGGTTCAGCTAGCCTATTTCACTCTGTAGAAGGATCTCGCTTAGTTTTCGGGCTTGGATTTGACTTTTAA
- a CDS encoding phosphoesterase — protein sequence MKLKLLYLSILFFLILASCATSKLQTTLDRTIDATFNKEEVVNTIYITGNAAEKSETTLSVLTEIIANSSSKEKSLLFMGDNIDVEEGEEEKLKKQLDSQIRVAKTTGTIPYFLPGNYEWDFNKTKGLETIEDYLKENFEDGDILTPNNGCPLESIELSENIQLIAVDSQWYIEDWDKNPRMNDKCQIKTREKLFLEIAGEIKKSANKIIIFAMHHPMFTNGFHGGRFSFRDHIFPLQGNIPLPGVGTLITEIRSQGGVSKQNRFNYRYKQLMNELEIVLNKPDHRILMVSGHEENLQYIEQGNFKQLVSGAASSTKPVSLSDNGIFSYGKQGFASVEITNKGSVWVSFYASEEKKDSSNLLFRRKIFQAVEEPETEPFPKEYPQTYTASVYDIEKVEKSDYFKSFWGKHYREVYGTKVTAPTALLDTLYGGLEVVRPGGGHQTRSLRIVTKDGKEYNMRALKKSAVQLLETTTFNGIDAEKYFSNTVPEDLILDFYTAAHPYGAFAIPKLAKAAGVYYTTPELYYVPKQQRLGKYNKDYGDQLYMIVERPAKEYENRKSFGYPDNVESTDDLLEKLREDEDHTLDEATYIRARIFDMLIGDWDRHSDQWRWAEFEDEDGKLQFIPIPRDRDQVFANFDGSFLNLLRKLSGSVNQFGIYDEDIKDVSWFNAAGSKLDRALIKRSDKSTWIEEAKKMQQAIDEEILDKAFKDLPVEVQDTTSNEIKTSFLKRKENLVNIVERYYNEFIKFQMLTGTDKDDHFVINREPNGKTRITAYRIKDGEKGDVLFDKVFSSEETEEVWLYGLDDDDIFEVNGTADDAILIRLVGGQEDDVYNISEGKKIVVYDNKDDKVEIKNKGGARFKITNIYEANSYDYKKKKSSASTVSLETLYNNDTGVSLKASYTSDKLNFIKNPYSKRTNVSLDYNFQTTGFDVDFLKGFAAVLNDFNFVIDGRYTSLDYTENFFGFGNETINPEDELGLSYNRIQMERIHGGLALEKETDYGSFFQLKLNVNTLKLIENESNFLFDETPEEYTLRSYFAIPELTYTYKNYDANYFPTKGMFFSTTVGGIDNLKSNNITGFLKSSVLFYNSLLSNNRLVLETGASTHLQVGDRPEFYQTATLGAQTGLRGYREGRFKGFNSFLGKGDLLYTFQPIKTTLFPLTVRIRGGYNIGRVWIKRDTSEKWYDAYGGGFDVLWTNAIVGSFTAFKGEEGTRLSFGLKISY from the coding sequence ATGAAATTAAAGCTCCTCTACTTATCAATACTATTTTTTTTGATTTTAGCCTCCTGTGCTACATCAAAACTACAAACAACATTAGATAGAACAATTGACGCTACTTTTAATAAAGAAGAAGTTGTAAACACCATCTATATAACAGGAAATGCCGCTGAAAAAAGTGAAACAACTTTATCTGTTTTAACTGAAATAATTGCGAATAGTTCTTCTAAAGAAAAAAGTCTTCTTTTTATGGGGGACAACATAGATGTTGAAGAAGGTGAGGAAGAAAAACTTAAAAAGCAGCTCGATTCTCAAATTCGTGTAGCAAAAACTACAGGCACCATCCCTTATTTTTTACCAGGAAATTACGAATGGGATTTTAATAAAACAAAAGGACTTGAAACCATTGAAGATTATTTAAAAGAAAATTTTGAAGATGGCGATATACTAACCCCTAATAACGGTTGTCCTTTAGAGAGCATCGAGCTTTCAGAAAACATTCAATTAATAGCTGTGGATAGCCAATGGTATATTGAAGATTGGGACAAGAATCCCAGAATGAACGATAAATGCCAAATTAAAACACGTGAAAAACTCTTTCTTGAAATTGCAGGCGAAATAAAGAAAAGTGCTAATAAAATAATCATTTTTGCTATGCACCACCCTATGTTCACAAATGGTTTTCATGGAGGGCGGTTTTCGTTTCGGGACCATATTTTTCCATTGCAAGGTAACATTCCGTTGCCGGGTGTAGGAACCCTCATTACTGAAATTCGTTCTCAAGGAGGTGTATCAAAGCAAAACCGCTTTAATTATCGGTATAAACAATTAATGAACGAGCTTGAAATAGTATTGAATAAGCCCGACCACCGTATTCTAATGGTTTCTGGACACGAGGAAAACCTTCAATATATTGAGCAAGGAAATTTCAAACAATTAGTCAGTGGTGCCGCATCTAGTACTAAGCCAGTGTCATTAAGTGATAATGGTATTTTTTCATACGGAAAGCAAGGCTTCGCTTCAGTTGAAATAACAAATAAAGGGAGTGTTTGGGTTTCTTTTTATGCTTCGGAAGAAAAAAAAGATTCATCAAATCTATTATTCAGAAGAAAAATATTTCAAGCTGTTGAAGAACCAGAAACCGAACCGTTTCCGAAAGAATATCCACAAACCTACACCGCTTCAGTTTATGATATTGAAAAAGTAGAAAAATCTGATTACTTCAAGTCCTTTTGGGGAAAGCATTATCGTGAGGTGTATGGAACAAAAGTTACAGCTCCAACTGCTTTACTAGACACCTTGTATGGAGGATTGGAAGTGGTAAGGCCGGGAGGCGGACATCAAACACGCTCATTGCGGATAGTAACAAAAGATGGCAAAGAATATAATATGCGCGCCCTTAAAAAAAGTGCCGTTCAGCTGTTGGAAACAACAACCTTTAACGGAATTGATGCTGAGAAATACTTCAGCAATACTGTACCTGAAGACTTAATCCTAGATTTTTATACAGCGGCGCATCCATACGGCGCTTTTGCAATTCCGAAATTAGCCAAAGCGGCAGGTGTATATTACACCACGCCAGAACTCTATTATGTGCCCAAACAGCAGCGTTTAGGAAAATATAATAAAGACTATGGTGATCAGCTATATATGATCGTAGAACGCCCTGCAAAAGAATATGAAAACCGTAAAAGTTTTGGGTATCCCGATAATGTGGAAAGTACAGACGATTTATTGGAAAAACTTAGGGAAGACGAGGATCATACGTTAGACGAAGCAACTTATATTCGAGCACGTATTTTTGATATGTTGATAGGCGATTGGGACAGACATAGCGATCAATGGCGTTGGGCAGAGTTTGAAGATGAGGATGGGAAGTTACAGTTTATACCCATTCCACGAGATCGAGATCAGGTTTTTGCCAATTTTGACGGTAGCTTTTTAAACTTACTTAGAAAATTATCTGGTTCGGTTAATCAGTTTGGTATTTATGACGAAGATATAAAGGATGTTAGTTGGTTTAATGCAGCAGGCTCAAAGTTAGACCGTGCCCTTATTAAACGAAGTGATAAGTCAACTTGGATTGAAGAAGCTAAAAAAATGCAGCAAGCAATTGACGAAGAAATCTTAGATAAAGCTTTTAAAGATCTTCCAGTCGAAGTACAAGACACTACCAGTAATGAGATAAAAACATCATTTCTAAAAAGGAAAGAAAACCTTGTAAATATTGTAGAACGCTATTACAATGAGTTTATAAAGTTTCAAATGCTAACAGGGACCGATAAAGACGACCATTTTGTTATAAACCGTGAGCCCAATGGAAAAACACGAATAACCGCCTACAGAATTAAAGATGGAGAAAAAGGCGATGTATTATTTGATAAAGTTTTTAGCTCAGAAGAAACAGAAGAGGTTTGGTTATATGGATTAGATGACGACGATATTTTTGAAGTGAACGGAACTGCAGATGATGCTATTTTAATACGATTAGTAGGAGGACAAGAGGATGATGTTTATAACATTTCCGAAGGAAAAAAAATTGTAGTGTATGATAATAAGGATGATAAAGTTGAAATAAAAAACAAAGGTGGAGCCAGGTTTAAAATCACTAATATTTATGAAGCGAATAGCTATGATTATAAAAAGAAAAAGTCTTCGGCCAGTACCGTTAGTCTAGAAACGCTATACAATAACGATACGGGGGTTTCTTTAAAAGCTTCTTATACCAGTGATAAGCTCAATTTTATAAAAAACCCGTACAGTAAGAGAACGAATGTTTCCCTTGATTATAATTTTCAAACGACAGGGTTTGATGTTGACTTTTTAAAAGGGTTTGCAGCGGTACTTAATGATTTTAATTTTGTAATAGATGGTAGGTATACCTCTTTAGATTATACTGAAAACTTTTTTGGTTTCGGAAATGAAACGATTAACCCTGAAGATGAGTTGGGGTTAAGCTATAACCGTATCCAAATGGAACGAATTCACGGCGGATTAGCCCTTGAAAAAGAAACAGATTACGGAAGCTTTTTTCAATTAAAACTGAATGTGAATACATTGAAATTAATCGAAAACGAAAGTAACTTTTTGTTTGACGAAACACCGGAAGAATATACCTTACGGTCATATTTTGCTATACCAGAACTCACTTATACGTATAAAAATTATGATGCAAATTATTTCCCTACCAAGGGAATGTTTTTCTCAACCACAGTAGGAGGTATTGATAATTTGAAATCGAATAATATTACTGGCTTTTTAAAGTCTTCCGTTTTGTTTTATAATTCACTATTAAGTAATAACAGGCTTGTTTTGGAAACTGGTGCTTCTACACATTTGCAAGTGGGAGACAGGCCTGAATTTTATCAAACGGCTACTTTAGGTGCCCAAACAGGATTGAGGGGATACCGAGAAGGTAGATTTAAAGGCTTTAATAGCTTTTTAGGAAAAGGAGACTTGTTATATACATTTCAACCAATAAAAACAACTTTATTCCCTTTAACCGTTAGAATACGTGGCGGGTATAA